A stretch of Colletotrichum lupini chromosome 2, complete sequence DNA encodes these proteins:
- a CDS encoding bucentaur or craniofacial development, which produces MPPDPTIDDEEYESSQDSDFAPEEAAAADDGASEASDSEADDGEDAAKTTTKRKRDAGGDEAADFENSGDEALIKKAAKKKLKKAARDAPAALALGVDDEGGEGGLVKTRSMRAAEKEERKVVAASGPVTVDVDALWAQMLSGQKATAATSGENETGDGGEADTTPIAAAPDTNKLDEAQAGDPSDTIRIKRTYNFAGKVHTEEKVVARSSAEAKLYLASLGKDAAAAEAAGADADNEDGEPKRVLKKAFRSAFEPVIEIVSQRSDLNLGMTVRIKAREKEAQAKKLNTVQKSKMDWAGFVDKEGLKDELELAGRAKGSYAERQDFLARSEAKREDDARRARMAGRVQ; this is translated from the exons ATGCCTCCCGATCCGACCATAGACGACGAAGAGTACGAGTCCTCTCAGGACTCGGACTTTGCGCCTGAAGAGGCAGCCGCAGCCGACGATGGCGCCTCCGAAGCGTCCGACTCCGAGGCCGACGACGGCGAAGACGCAGCAAAGACAACGACCAAGCGCAAGCGCGATGCCGGCGGCGACGAGGCTGCAGACTTTGAAAACTCGGGTGATGAGGCCCTGATTAAGAAGGCAGCGAAGAAGAAGCTCAAAAAGGCAGCAAGGGATGCGCCCGCTGCCCTGGCCCTAGGCGTGGATGACGAGGGAGGCGAAGGAGGGTTGGTGAAGACGCGGAGTATGCGGGCTGCAGA AAAAGAAGAGCGCAAAGTCGTGGCCGCATCTGGCCCTGTAACGGTCGACGTCGATGCCCTTTGGGCACAAATGCTCTCCGGTCAGAAGGCGACAGCAGCAACAAGTGGCGAGAACGAGACCGGAGACGGAGGAGAAGCCGATACCACGCCCATCGCCGCGGCGCCTGACACGAACAAGCTAGACGAAGCCCAGGCAGGCGACCCGTCAGACACGATCCGCATCAAGCGAACCTACAACTTTGCAGGCAAAGTCCACACCGAAGAAAAAGTCGTAGCACGCTCTTCAGCCGAAGCAAAGCTCTATCTCGCCTCCCTCGGCAaggacgccgccgccgcggaaGCCGCGGGTGCAGACGCCGACAACGAGGACGGCGAACCGAAACGCGTCCTCAAGAAGGCGTTCCGTTCGGCCTTTGAGCCCGTCATTGAGATTGTCAGCCAGCGCTCGGATCTGAACCTCGGCATGACGGTGCGGATCAAGGCGAGGGAGAAGGAGGCGCAGGCCAAGAAGCTCAACACGGTGCAGAAGAGCAAGATGGACTGGGCCGGGTTCGTGGACAAGGAAGGGCTCAAGGACGAACTCGAGCTGGCGGGCAGGGCCAAGGGTTCGTACGCCGAGAGGCAGGATTTCCTGGCGCGCAGCGAGGCCAAGAGGGAAGACGACGCGCGGCGGGCGAGGATGGCTGGCCGTGTGCAGTGA
- a CDS encoding DSBA-like thioredoxin domain-containing protein: protein MGGKIDAYIDIASLYSYIAFTHIINNQELLAAHGVQIEIHPVLLGAINAASGNKPPWTLPAKAEYGTFDARRSSARAGKPGITTPESFMERSMTVAPLRALHFIKANYPDATYQTAWHWFLHCFWEPPNLNLTKPDVLAKAIADAPKQYPPPASGSNTQERLFSEADVKRILQGVGSQEIKDSVKTKTQEAIDHGAFGAPWFWAVNEQGKGEPFFGSDRFHFIYEYLGVPYQDIAILPPGDKATAKL from the exons ATGGGCGGCAAGATTGATGCTTACATAGACATTG CATCGCTGTATAGTTATATCGCCTTCACTCATATTATCAACAACCAGGAACTTCTCGCAGCCCACGGAGTCCAAATAGA GATTCACCCTGTTCTCCTTGGCGCCATCAACGCTGCTTCAG GAAACAAACCACCATGGACACTCCCAGCTAAGGCAGAGTACGGCACCTTTGACGCCCGCCGCTCCTCCGCCCGAGCAGGCAAGCCCGGCATCACCACGCCCGAAAGCTTCATGGAGCGAAGCATGACAGTCGCCCCCCTCCGCGCCCTGCACTTCATCAAAGCAAACTACCCAGACGCCACGTACCAGACGGCGTGGCACTGGTTCCTCCACTGCTTCTGGGAGCCGCCCAACCTCAACCTCACGAAGCCCGACGTCCTGGCCAAAGCGATTGCGGACGCGCCCAAGCAGTACCCGCCTCCCGCCAGCGGCAGCAACACGCAGGAGAGACTGTTCAGCGAGGCGGACGTCAAGAGGATTTTGCAAGGAGTAGGGTCGCAGGAGATTAAGGACTCGGTCAAGACTAAGACGCAGGAGGCGATTGATCATGGTGCGTTTGGCGCGCCGTGGTTTTGGGCTGTGAATGAGCAGGGTAAGGGCGAGCCGTTTTTCGGGAGCGATAGGTTTCACTTCATTTACGAGTACCTGGGCGTCCCTTACCAGGACATTGCCATCTTGCCGCCTGGAGACAAGGCGACTGCAAAGCTGTAG
- a CDS encoding short chain dehydrogenase has product MGEAKQVVLVVGASRGIGRQIAIDLAKNGYAVVVAAKTISDASKANHFPPNPNSNDSTISTVAREIHEAGGDATPIAVDVRDQDSVTRLIEQTIKIYARLDVLVYNSGAIWWASVEDTPPKRFQLMQRVNPEGLYLTLHAALPHLKRERRGRVVVVSPPIYSRFFRGKTAYAMGKVGMSVLTKGLSMDLVRQGLDDMAITSIWPAAAIESAATQKFQAANADESKDLRKPTIFSDAILEILRAPAAKFNGELVLDEDFLRDHAGVTDFSKYSLVPGAEPRRIMPAELPDLRVKEQDDEGKRYDSAKAKL; this is encoded by the exons ATGGGCGAAGCCAAGCAGGTAGTTTTGGTAGTCGGTGCCTCGAGAGGCATAGGTCGACAAATCGCCATTGACCTCGCGAAGAATGGTTATGCAG TCGTCGTTGCTGCAAAGACCATAAGCGACGCATCCAAGGCCAACCATTTCCCACCGAATCCCAACTCAAATGATTCAACCATCAGCACGGTAGCCCGTGAAATCCACGAGGCCGGCGGCGACGCAACGCCCATCGCTGTCGACGTCCGAGACCAAGACAGCGTCACACGGCTCATCGAACAGACGATCAAG ATCTACGCCCGCCTGGACGTCCTTGTCTACAACTCGGGCGCAATCTGGTGGGCCTCGGTTGAAGACACGCCCCCCAAACGCTTCCAGCTCATGCAACGCGTGAACCCAGAGGGCCTTTACCTGACCCTCCACGCCGCGCTCCCGCACCTCAAGCGCGAGCGGCGCGGCCGCGTTGTTGTAGTCAGCCCGCCCATCTACAGCCGCTTCTTCCGGGGCAAGACGGCCTACGCCATGGGTAAAGTCGGCATGAGCGTCTTAACCAAGGGCCTGTCAATGGACCTCGTCCGGCAAGGGTTAGACGACATGGCCATTACGAGTATCTGGCCCGCCGCG GCCATCGAATCCGCAGCAACCCAAAAATTCCAAGCCGCAAACGCAGACGAATCAAAGGACCTGCGCAAGCCCACAATCTTCTCCGACGCCATCCTCGAGATCCTGCGCGCGCCCGCGGCAAAATTCAACGGCGAGCTCGTCCTCGACGAAGACTTCTTGCGGGACCACGCCGGCGTCACGGACTTTTCAAAGTACTCTCTCGTTCCCGGAGCCGAGCCACGGAGAATCATGCCCGCGGAACTGCCCGATCTGCGCGTCAAGGAGCAGGACGACGAGGGGAAGAGGTATGATAGCGCCAAAGCTAAGCTTTGA